The Thermovirga sp. genome includes the window CGGACCAGGGCTACGGCGGCGTCGGCGCCCCTGGACTTCATGAGTTGCCGCAGGGATACCAACCTCCCTTGAAAATGCCCCTGGGTCGGGCCTTTCAATTGAGAGGCCTTCCGTCAGCCAGGAGCGCCCAGAGTTCCTCTCTCGTCTCGATGGGGACGTCGCCTTCCCCCTGGACCATCTCTCCAATCACCGAGCAGGCGATCCCCGAAGCTTCCAGGGCTTCAAGGGCTTCATCAAGGAATTTTCGGGGGATCACCGCCACCAGGACGCCCGAGGAGATCAACCTCAAGGGGTCAAATCCGAGGCATTCCGAGCAGGAAAGGGTCAGCCGGTCAATGCTGACCGCCTCCCTGTCCAGGGAGACTCCCAGGCCGCTCAGGCGTGCGATTTCCCCCAGGCCACCGAGGAATCCCCCCTCGGTGGGGTCATGCATGAATAGGGCCCACTTCCTCAGGATCCTGGATTCCGGGAGCACGCTCATCAGGTCTGACCATTGGAGAATACCATCGATCTCTTGGTCGGACAGGCATCGGCGGAGCAATCCCCTGCGGTCATTGGCCAGGATGCACATCCCCTCTATGCCGACATGCTTGGTCATGACCACCGCGTCGCCAGGTTTTATGTCCCGCGCGGTGAGGACCTTTTCCGCCATCCCCATCATGGTCGCGCAGATCACAGGGTGATCGTACCTGTCATTTATTTCCGTGTGCCCTCCTATCACCGCGATTCCCGCTTCCAGACATGCTTCGTGGATCTCTTCCACCAGGGAAGTGATCTGTCCCGGCGTCGACCCCGTGGGGAAGATCAGGGTGGAGATCAAGAAGGCCGGGTCGCCTCCTTTCGAGGCTATGTCGTTGGAATTGACGACGACCAGGAGCCTTCCGGCTCCCCTGTCGGCACCGACAATTGGGTCCGAGGCGACCACCAGGTACCTGTCGGCAGGCCACCGGATGACGGCCGCATCCTCACCGACAGCGGGTCCTATAAGAACCTCATCCCGTTCGGCCCCGCCGTAGGCCAGGACGGCTTTCTCCAGTATCTCCGGCGC containing:
- a CDS encoding hydrogenase expression protein, coding for MGSRASVSGKLAPEILEKAVLAYGGAERDEVLIGPAVGEDAAVIRWPADRYLVVASDPIVGADRGAGRLLVVVNSNDIASKGGDPAFLISTLIFPTGSTPGQITSLVEEIHEACLEAGIAVIGGHTEINDRYDHPVICATMMGMAEKVLTARDIKPGDAVVMTKHVGIEGMCILANDRRGLLRRCLSDQEIDGILQWSDLMSVLPESRILRKWALFMHDPTEGGFLGGLGEIARLSGLGVSLDREAVSIDRLTLSCSECLGFDPLRLISSGVLVAVIPRKFLDEALEALEASGIACSVIGEMVQGEGDVPIETREELWALLADGRPLN